The Peromyscus maniculatus bairdii isolate BWxNUB_F1_BW_parent chromosome 14, HU_Pman_BW_mat_3.1, whole genome shotgun sequence genomic interval aaatatatctctgtttgaccttgaaaacatacctaatatgactgcaagttcaattgtaatgactaactactaactttcatttctctatatcctaatagttggtaataataactttcaaggattagcaaattgcattaaaTTGATAAATGAACTGtgtaggtacaatatcttgaacaagattagaaatatacatacagtattttctaacaaaaacaatctcaaatttatatcaatatatataatttgtatataatatacaaaaatccaatccaatgtaaaatacttaaaactagtagttgctttctaaaagtagattcaataatctacccttttatcttatcatatctatataaatcaatctcaatTTTGTAGCAATAGATGAACAGCCTCTGTAGCTAGTGGTGGGGCAGAGGCCCCGGACTTCAACACCCAGAGCTAAGAGATGTCTATAGACAGGGCTTCTTCATTAAGATTCAGCTGTTCACAGGACACTGTCTGCAGCTGATTCACAGACCAGAAATACCAGGCATGATAGATACCAATGTTGCCTAAATGGAGGAGAACTAGCCCAGATTGAAGAGCCAGGTCACAGAGGAAGTCAGGGGCAGACCTCAGACCAGAGaagacaacccccacccccagctcccaggcCAGGCTGTTCTCCTCCCAGAGGGGTCTGGAGATGGCGGTGTGAAAGAAGAACTCATACCCATTCCATACTGCCCCTTAACAGACTCGGCTATGCTGGTCCACGGAGTTACTGAGAGTAAGCATTGAACTTCACACACACTCATTGGCCCTGTTCTGAGACTCAAGCAGGAGTCCCTAGGGCGGATGTCCAAGGTTCTCTGTAGGTTCCTCCTGCTGGGACAGCCTGGGACCACTTGCTGGATAGAAACAAGCTACTCAACTTAGGAGAATTGAATTCCTGGCTGGAATAGAGTGGCCTCAGGCACAGAGTGAGCTGGAGATGGAAGTCACCATGCAGGAAGCCAACGGTGGTGCAGACTGGCCTGCCAGCAATGACTTCTTTGAGGCATTAAAAACCAAGTGTGTTACACCTAAGAAACCACCTGGAAGGTTCTGATCGATGAGGTATCCCAGGCGCTGAAgacacagagccaggcttggcagattgatttttttttcccagagtcaAGGAAAGGTTGGCTTTCCAGTCCATCTCCTGAACAGATGGAGACCCGAAACTGTCAGATGCCTGGCCCTGGCACATGCAAGCAGCAGCCTGGCCAGGCTTTGTGTGCTCCGATTATGACTGCAGAGTGCATCTGCCAGGGACTCGGGCACCCAGGGCATTGTGCCGAGCACATGTGCGTCATTCCTCTACCAAACATGTCCAGCCTTCTGACATTGCAACGGGAGGCTATCACCTACAGAGTTCACACACAAGAGCCATGCaatcaaattataaaaagaaaagaaaacgcaATGTTTTTAGTAACTTTATGATTTTTGTACTAGGCTGCATTCATAGTTATCCTGGGACCCATGAAGCCTGTTGGTCAAGGATTAGACACACTTGTTACAGCAGAAAGCTGAAACCTACTCAAACTTGCATGGAGAATTCCTAAGAAATGGAGTCCAGGGCCACTGGGCTTTGTGAGCAACAGCCTCTGCTCTGTAACGCAACCCATTGCACTCTGCAGCCTGCTCAGAGCCCTCCAGTCCTCCAgtcctccaggctctgcctccatctccatgcCCACCTAGCCGCTGTTGCTCAAAAGGACCTCTAGGGAGAATTGGGATAATTGTTACCCAGCTTCGGGGGTGGGTCCTTGGCAACAAATGTCCTCTTGATTCAGTCAGTATTTCCAGGCAACTCAGAGGCATGATGGGAGGCAAATTCACTGACTTAGGTGCATACATTCATTATTAGAttttatacaacacacacacacacacacatttgatagAGGAAGCCATGGGACTCAAGGTGTCTAACAAGCTTCCTCAACTATAAGCGGAATGAAGCACTGGCTCATGGTACCACATGGATTGAAACACGATGTTtagtgaaagaagccaggctgagaaacacttgtAAGACTCCCTCGTAGATGTGCTCAGAGGAGGCAAATCCACAGATGTGGAAAGCAGGCTAGCGCTCGCCAGGTTGTGTTGTCGTGGCATTCAAATCCCCTGGGAAAGGCCAGAGATGGACTCAATTCAAACTTAGATGAAATGAATTTACTCTTCCTGCTAGCAGAAGGACGGCAACCTTGGAGCCAAACAGCATGCCATGCCAAAGGGGGCTGAAGGAAGGGTTTGTAAAGGTGGATATCAAAGGTGTTATCAAAGGTGTTGCAGTTACCCATGGAAACCACAGCTGGGCAAGAAAATTGTTTACTCCCCTCAGTCGTTTCTCTTGCCCCTTGTGTAGTAGTCAGTCCAGTCCCACAGCAGTAAGTGGGTttacaaaagcagaaagcaagTGGTTAATACCTCACAGTCGAAACGCCATTACCCTATCTTATCTTACCTGCAGGCCACTAGGAGCTCATAAGCATTCCAGGGCCAAGGGCAACAGCCCGTAGGGATGCCTGGTACAATATTAAGTTTCTTTAGCCATCTCAGGGGAGTTATGTGTAAATTATTACACAGGTCTGAGCACTCTGGGCCAAGTGTCGCCAATTGACTGGGATAGAGCAGGCAGTAACACAGTGCCATCAGATTAGGGCTGGCTGGCACATCACCAGGGTCGGGGTCTCACTCCTGTGATAAAAGCGTGTTTGGACTCATGATTTGAGGGACACAATCCATCGTGGCAAGAGTTTACGTCAATGGGAATGTGTGGTTGGGACATCTCACATCCCCaccaggaagccagagagggttAGAAATTGGACCACGCTATAAAACTCCAGGTCCATCagccagtgacccacttcctccaccgAGGATCACCAGCTGGGATCGAATGCTCACACATGAGcctgaagaaaatatttcacattcaaagcaCTGGATGGGGAGTGGCTGATTGTGGGCATGGAGTTTCttggggggttgggaggtgaCTAAAATGCCCTAACATTTATTATAATGACAGTTGTGCAACTATAAATATGGGAAAGCCACCAGGGGATTTTTTAAATAGGTGAACTATGTGAATGGTATTCCTGCTGAGATGGTTGAGGGAGGTGGACCCTAAGGCCTCCTGGAAGAGGATGTGGTAGGAGCTGGGacctctgtgtcttctctctgtccctctgccatCAGATCCTTTCAGCCTTGCtcactgcttcctgctcttcagCTCCCTCCTCTCTTGCTCTGGCTCCAGCAGAAAAGAACATGGCACCTTATCACCAAGGGAGGCTGTATTTAATGTTGAGCTAGGGAGAGCAGCGAGCCCTCTCTCTACCATGTACGCTCTGAgtacgtcttttttttttatgacatctTTTTCTTATTATGAAATCCCAGCATGCTGTGGGTTTCTTTTTAACTGACAAGACTAGAAAAAGACAAGGCTGAAAATCGTACATAATCCCTCTACTGCTGCAGAAACACAGTTCTGCATCTTGCCTTCCACTGTTttgtgtgaacatatgtgtgACTTTCAGTTGGTTTTCTCATACCCAGAGTCAAGAAGTGTCTAGTCAATGGTAGATTTACTGGGTTTTCAGTGTGCCCAGTGGTCTCAATTATTCCTAGTTTTTGAGACACGTTTCCTTCCTCCTTGTTAGTGACTGTATTTTTTTTGCacttggtttgggtttggtttggtttggtttgaacgAGTAGACTAAGCTATTTGGACAGGGGTGATGTTACCAAAGCAAAGCTATTCCCTTGCAGGCTCAGCACCATGAGATGGTTCTTGAGTGTTTGTTCATGAGCTGACACAAACCAAGTTTAGACCTGGAAACACCAACATTCAACAGTGCAGGCTATATAGGATGTCATCCCGGACGCAGAGCCTTGGGCTAGCATGGGCCCCAAAACTAACAGAGGGTTGAATTCAGCACTGAGCTGTTTGCAACTGATTCTaaatgcagagggaagaggatGCTGTGTTGTGGGTCTCGAACACGCTTGAGGCAGGTGGATGCTTAGCGTTTTAAAGACAGGAAAGCCACACAATGTGTAGCTCTCCCAAGTTTGTGTGAAccttgttttttcctttatagCATACAATGAGACTATTTCCTAGTTAGTAAAGATTTGTTAAAAGCTTGACGTCgggggactggggagatagcttaatcaataaagtgcttgccatgcaagcatgaggccctgatttgagttttaaaatccatatttaaaaaaaaaaaaaaaaaaaaaaagcttggccTGGTAGCCTGTACTTGTAATCTCACCACCAAGCAGATAAAAACAGGTAGGTTCCTAGCCAGCTCACTAGCTCATTGTTgggttccaggccaatgagaaacagCCTCAAAAAGTAGGATTGGCTCACCCGAGGttgtcttccagcctccacatagGCACACATGTCCCTGCACAGCCCACTACACACCAAATGAAACACTGGCGTTTGAGTGAAAGTTCAACCAGCCATCTTTGGATGCTACAAACATATGTATTCCCAGAGTCTCCAGAGCTTTTCAACCATTTCCAGGGTATCTGAATCCTAATTTTACCTTCAGGCACCACAATCCAGCACCTGGCACATCCCAGGTCCCCCCAAGCAATGCAGGGATTGAAGCTGGCAAGACGTACCCCCCACCCAGGTTCAGAAAGCCTTGGCACCAGCAAAATGGCTGCCTCAGTCAAAGGGACAGGCCCTTTCTTACTGGAACTTGGACGGCTGAGCTAAGACTTGGCATGGTGCCCACAGCTCTGCCAACTGCTGGGACTGCTTCTCCAGCCTTGGCTCTTTGCAAGCTGCAGAGAACTTTCgaacttcctttttttgttgtgttgttttgttttgtttttagcacaAAGCCCTGAACGGCCCCATTGCCTCCCTTACACAGCCAAAGGCCCTGGTATGAGCCCAGCATCACCCTCCCCTGGAAGTAGCATTGTCTTGGAGAGCCTGTGCCCTGTGAATTGTCCTGGGAGCAGGCAAGCAACATCTTGAGCTCTGGACCTCAGGGGAGCCCCAGTGCCTGCTCCACATTTGTAAGATGCTATCAAGATGTGGAGATGTGTTGTTCTATTCTGTGCCTGCTAAGGGACCAGGTCTGCAGACCAGTGATAAGCTGGCTGACAGTTCTGCCCCAACTGGAGCTCTtctacttccttttttcttcctctctcactgtcTCATCTCCTCATCCCCCCATCCCTCAGCTTATCCCCACCTAGCTTGCAAAGCTAGACTGGCCAGTGCCCCCTACCCTAGAATGCTGCCTCCGCTTTCACTAAGCTGGTTCGTTCACTCACTAGTGTTGGGTGCTGATGCCTGGGCCCTGCTCGCTGGAGTACCATCCTGGAGGCTGGAGACGCACAAATGGAAGAGGCATCAATGCTGCTTTCTGAAACCCAGGGTGTGGTGGAATactcaaacaaaagcatggaatGGCAGTCCTAATGGAGGTTCCTGTAGTGAGAGGACACAGTAGGGCTAAGGGACACGGGCATCCTGCACGTATCAGTCTTCTAAGACTAATTACCAGTCTTAGAAGATTAGTAAGAACCTGGCAGGTAGGAAGGAAAATAATTCTAAGcagaggaaacagcatcagctaAGACCCAAGGGTAAGGCAGCAGATGTCATGTCCAGGAAGCAGTGAATGGCAGATGGGGTGAAGACTCAGTAGATAATTCTAGAAAAGATATATGGGGCATATCTCCCAGGCCTTGAGTGGTGTAGGCAAACAATGATGGGAGAGCATACCCAGGCATTGATGGGCAGTTCTTGACATCAGCTACCCCATGGTTTTATCCTTCATCCACATGTCTTAAGGGACTGTGACATGAGCATGGAGGGAGCTGAGCTCAGCTTCCTGGGACTACTGAATAGTTCACCTTCTGGCCACCTGATGCTCCTCACTAGAAAGACTTCAaggagaccagcctgctctactgGGCTTGTAGAGATATAGGTACCATGTTTCCGATGCTTACTCCACAGAAAGCAAGCATCTGTGTATTCTGGGTACCAAGAGTTGGTCACTCAGAGGTCAAGTGCTATCCTGGAAAGCAAAGCCACAGCCTGGCCATCATGAAGAGTGGTCCTTGGGCTATGGAAAAACTAAACCTGGTCACATCTTACCCTGTGGCTGTGATGTACAGGGAGCTTTGCATACTGTAGAAAGACACATGAAAGGTCATCATCTTGTTTTTGTGGTGACAGCTGGGTGTTCTGGGCTGGCTGCCAGGTGCAACAGAGTCTGTCTAGAGCCAGGCTCCATGGTGGGTACCATGCTGCTTTGGTGCTCATGGTTGGGTAGGCCACAGCTTGCTTTCTATCATGGTGTTAGACTCTGCTCACACTGATGGGTATGCAACCTCAGGGCACCAAGGTGGCCAAGGTCCATGTCTTTGAGCAGGCCATCATTAGAACTGGCTCTGTATGACCCTGCCATATTTCAATATCTCCTTTCACAATCAAGAACCTGTAGTGGTCATGCCTGATGATACAGACCCATaatcctagctgttctggaagctgaggcaagaagattgaatgttcaaggcagcctgggcaaCTTCGTGAAACCCTTACtcaaaatttgaaaacatttttaaaaggggtAGGgccctcagtggtagagcacttgcctagcatgtgggagaccctgggttcaatccccaataccagaaaaaaaacaaaaacaaacaaaaaacataggtGCTTGCTGTGTTCTTACCACATCTCTAGCTGGGGTAAAATCCACCAGCCTCTAGCTGGGGTAAGAGCCACCAGCCACCCACTGATAGGCAGAGCAACCCAAGTGGGAAGTGATGCAAGTTCCTCAGAAGGAGCCTGTAGGGCAGCAACGTGCTAGTCTAACCTGCTCAACCTCCAGCACTCTGTGACCCCAGGTGGACACATTTCAGCTGAGTCACTTGCCTTCATCCGTGAAGTGGGGGCCAATGCCTAGGGGTCATCAAGACCGTCCCCGTACAGCTGCAGCCCATGACTTGTCCACTGCACAAACCCTGACTGTCATTCCTCGGTGACTTCTTTGGCAGTCCCTTACATAGGCATCTCACTGAGGAACTATGGGAGAGAAGCTGTGTCCACCATTCTTCCCAGAATCCTGAGGCAGCATGGTTCATAATctccttacctttaaaatgaacACATTGAGCAGATCCTGGGTCCCATGTTTCTCTCCATATGGAACCACTCTCCTGTGCGCAGAGTAGCCTATTCTCCAGAAGTCATAACCCTGTATCTTTTGGGAGGCCCTGAGCATCCCTGAGTGTTTGCTGGTATGTGATACCCAGAGGCCAAGAAGTCACAATGAGGCTATGAAGACTGGTCGGTAGCCAGCAGGGCAGGGCTTGCTCAAAGGTAGGAGCGGTGTCCTCACTTGTCCCATAGCCTAGCTCCTCAGTTAGTGTCAAGACCCTCCCAAGTCATAGCAGCCTGTAGCAGACAGCTATAGGTCCAGTTCCATCACCCATAATTCTCTGGTTCCCTTTTCCTCTGTCTGCCACCTGCAGTGACCGTAATGAGTTCTAGCCCCTTCCTGTCTACGGTAGGGTTCCCTCCCAGCACCCTGTGATGCTACTGCTGAGACACCCATTGGAGGGACAGCTAGACCAAGCCCTAGGACACAGTCTGCCCAGGGTACCCAGCTGGATAGCTGCGAAAACAACTTCATTCCCTCTGTCCCTACCATGCCCTCCTCCCGCATGCCCAAAGCCATAGTCACCCCCACCTGAATCACAGTTGTTCTCCATGACAAGCTCTCACATGGGCACAGAACTGAAGCTGGGCCTCTTGTGTCCCCTCCCAGCTCTACTCCACCCTCTGCTGGTGGGTACACAGGGGACTTCCCCTCCAGGCAGGAAGTGGTGGGAGAAGTTAAGAGAGTCCAAGAAGGGAAAACAAACTTACACATGAGCGAGGGCCCTTCCCCCActgcgaggaggaggaggaggaggactgactgcctctgctctgctctctctcctcaggCTTCTGGGACTCCTCACTGAACCCTCCCAGAGGTCCTGTCGAGCCCCTCAGAGGCCCAGCCCCTGGGGCCCCTGCAGCCTCCAGCCTCCGGCCCACGACCCATTACGCAAACTGTTCCTGTGAAATCGAGCTGTCGGTGGGAAATGACCGCCTGTGGTTTGTGAATCCTATCTTCATCGAGGACTGCGCCCTGCCGGCTGATCCACCGCCTCTTGGCAGCTGCCCTCCACGCCTGGTACCTGCCACTTCGGATGCTACCTCACCTACCTCCAAGGGATCCCCACGCcgtcccccacctccacctcccataCCCACCCTTCCTCCAGCTGGCCCTGCCCGGCCTCCTGCGCTTCCTGTGTCCCCTGCATCTGCTGTTCCTTTGCCCAACTCCCCACTAATACCCACCTCTCACCTCGCCCCCCATGCGCCGGGCCCCCCAGGCCACCCAAACCAACCACCCATGACAGCCTGCGAGAGTCTCGCGCGCCCAGCGGTAGGCCTGGGCCCCTTTGGGGAAGAAGAGATGAAGCCTGGGACAGCTCCCAGCCCCTTGCAGCCAGCTCCTCCCCCTCCACTGCCCTTGAAGAAGACTCTTCCAGCAGCTCCTCCCAGACGGCGCATCTCTGAAAGGGTGTCTCTGGAAAGCCAGAATGTGGGGACTACAGCAGACAGGGACCTCCCAAGTATTTCCAGGGCAGCCTCGCTCAGCCTTCCTTCCCATGGCACCGTGAGCAGTCTTGGGGACAGGCCTTCAAGGACCACAGAGCAAGGCCAGGATACAGAGACCAAAGCTAGCCATGCTGACGATGTACCAGTGCCTCCTGGCAAGACCAAACAGCCCCCTATCCCACCCCCCAGGAAGAAGCGGGTCTCTCGGCAGCTGGCCGCCGCCACCCTGCTCAACCCCTTGGAGAGCCCTAAACAACCCATACGAGAGGCATCCCCTGAGAAACCAGCACCTGGTGCACCTTGGGAAGGCTTGAGTCCAGCCCCACAAGCTGGGACGCAGCAGCTCCATGCCCAGACCAGCGCCTGTCCCCATAGCTCTCCAGAGTTCAAGGGTTCCCTGGCCTCGCTCTCAGACAGCCTGGGGGTGCCTGCCTCAGCCACTGACCAGGATTCCTACTCAACCAGCAGTGCAGAGGAGGAGCTCGAGTTCAGCAGCCCCAACGTGAAGAAGAAGCCCTCGATGATCCTGGACAAAGCCCGCCACCGCCTCAGCTTCGTCAGCTTCACCAGCGTCTTCCACGCCTTCCTCTCCAACGACCGCAAGCTGTACAAGAAGGTGGTGGAGCTGGCACAGGACAAGGGCTCCTACTTCGGCAGCCTAGTGCAGGACTACAAGGTGTACAGCCTGGAGATGATGGCCCGCCCGACATCCAGCACCGAGATGCTGCAGGAGATCCGAACCATGATGACCCAGCTCAAAAGCTACCTGCTGCAGAGCACTGAACTCAAAGCCCTGGTGGAGCCCAACCTGCACTCGGAGGAGGAGCTCGGTCAGTGCCAgcttgggagggtgggagggaaagGGGTACATCAGTACCCTCAGGCATCCCTGGACCCAGAGCAGGCTCTGGAGAGCCTTGCCTAATGTCctcatttttcttcctgactgCCCCACAAAGCTCCTGGGCCTAAATCCCTCTCTCAGGCTCTACTTCTAGGGAGCCAACTCAAGGCAGCCCACTTTCCTGACCACTCCTGTCAAGCCACCCCCtcacccttccccaccccccccaccagcagccctcccctcccccaccagcctcTAACCCAGTCACCATCACAGCTCTGCAATTAGGATGCATGGTGGCAGGTGTCCCTGCAGCACCTACGCATCTGTGTGCGTATTGAAAAGACTCAGGCGGACCACAGTGCTGTAGCTCTATAGGATAGCGTctacctgcagtcccagcacttgaaaagtggaggcaaaaggatcaaAGCCATTCTCGGCTATGGAgtgagttgaaggtcagcctgggctctcaaaaagcaaaacagaacagaaaactaCATCGAGGGATTTAGGGGTTACCTGATAAACATTACTGTCTCTCTAGGCACCACCTCCATGTGGTCCTGaaccttttctccttctcctggtAATTAAGAGCATCAGTTCTGGACACACAGAAAAAGGTGCTTTGAGACACTACAGGATCACGATTCATAGTGAGAGGTCCTAGGGAAAGAGACTATTAAGTACCACCTTCCCTAGTGGAGACTGGATTTGATGGCTGGCTCCCGAGGACGGATACAGTTACCAGTTCACAACATTAGGACACAGTAGTAAGGTGGTGGGTGCTATGTTGAGGTCCAAGACTGGCATTGCTTCCTCAGAAGGCCATAGTTATGTGTGCACGCCACTAGGGATGGAGGGCTCACCTAGGCAGGATGCTACATGAGAAGGCCACCCACGCAACCCCTGACTTTTTCCACTAACAGTTACCATGTCCCAGAGACCCAGGCATTACCCCACAGAGCTTGTCTGGGGAGGAAGTGAGTTATATAAGTAGTTTGACAGAGAGCACTATGCTTCCAGCTCCTTGCCTATTGTACTGGGGGGAAAAATGGCAGCAAGCTTATCACAAAGTCCCTCCTGCCCTCAGGGAGCTCTCATTCTGACAAGTGGCAGGTAACCTGCAAGAAAGTCAGGGAGCCATAAAAGAAGATGACAGAAGTGTAAAGTAGACAGGAAGTGAAGTTTGGAGGCTCTGGGAGAGGTAGGTCACAGCATCATGGCCCCCAAGGTTTAGCATTTCTGCAAGGAACCAGGCTGTGGCCGATTCAAGGCAGGAGTGCCAGGGCTTCCCGTGTGCCCAGTGTGGCTCTGCTCCTTGAGCTGAGTGAAAGCAGAGAGACTAGAGACAAGCAGAGCTGTCGTGacaagatgtgctgggggcaGGTAGGTGGGACAACACGGTGGAACACTGGGCACAGATGTAGTCCATAGAAGTCGGCgaagacctggctggcctcataTGGGCTCTGCATAGCTGAGGGCCAGTGTGAGCATTCCCAGGAGGCCACAGCTGCGAGTCCTAAGGCCCAAACCTGGAGAAGCCCAGTGTTCTGTGTCAGAAGTTCAGTGTCAGAGAGATGGCCTCCCACCTCATTGGACATCCGGGAGGGGACGTGTGGAGGCTTCTGAGGCTGAGTCTACAGTCTGGGAGACAACATGTCTGGAACCCAGTAACACTCAAACAGCCACAAGACAAAATCAGATCGAGCCCAGGGAAGATCGTAGGCAGTGCGCAGAACAGGAGGCCGTGAACGGGCATAGAAAAACATGGAAGGACATGGACAGCTCAAAGCCTAGAGGAAGCTGTGGTCAACCATGCATGCCAGAACAGAGGGTAAAACCCATGGCCTAAGCAGAAGTGGGAGGGGACAGGCTGTAAAGAGGATGGTGGGAAGGCTTCTTTCAGGCAGAGGTGATGCTATGGGGTCAGACTATGGGGTCAGGCAGAGAGGTGGgacatgaggcaggaggatgatatGGCCACCCATGCCAGGCTGTGAATGTCAGACTAAGGATGGAAGGGATGTATCCCAGAGGTGACGAGGAGAGCTATAAAAGAGGGAATGATGATCCAGAACTATCCCAGTACTGGACTAGGGCATGGCCAGTGGTATTAGTTACCcatctgttgctgtaacaaaacaccgaacaaaagcaactcaaggaaagacatgtttgttttgtttcacatttGAGGATGCGGTCCTTTGTGATAGGGAAGTaagtcatggctgcagggggcTGAGGCAACTGTTTTCACTGCATTcaccctcaggaagcagagatgaatgcAAGTGTTCGGCTCATTTTCTCCTCCTTATGCATCGTAGGCCCCAAGCCCAGAATGGAATGGTTCTGCCCACCTTTAGAAAagcccacctcaattaacctaatgaGATCCAAGCTCACTTAGCTCCCAGCCCGCAGGCTGATCAAGACCAAGGGGTAGCGGAATGGCTAGGGCCAAGCTGTGTGAACATCTGTGTAGCAAGGGGAACATGAGAAGCCGAAgtccaggggcagaggcaggcctggcagGCTGGAGGAGCAGTGTGGGCAAGGAAAGCATGAGTGGGCGATGAGGCAAGTCACCTAGATTTGAGAAGCACAAGAGGCATTGAGAATAATCctaccttgggctggagagatggctcagcaggtaagagcactggctactcttccagaagacctgggttcaattcccagcacccccatggcagctcacagctgtctgtcactctagttccaggggatctgataccctcacacagacttacttacatgcagacaaaacaccagtgcacataaaataaaagtaattttttaaaaaagaataattattttttaaaaattatgttttttttaaaaaaaagaataattctaccaagccaggcagtggtggcacacgcctataatcccagcactcaggaggcagaggcaggcagatctctgtgagtttgaggctagcctggtcaacagcaaattccaggacagccagagctacaaagagaaaccctgtaaaaaataaatgaatgaatgaatgaatgaatgaatgaatgaatgaatgaatgaatgaataaaaaaccacaaacaatcaaaaaaagaaaatttcta includes:
- the Rin3 gene encoding ras and Rab interactor 3 isoform X1, producing MRRAEAPASAHPAGPVSDAGKGEGEEDEEKDGMRLGLPTTAKNCIPRRGISVLEKLVKTCPVWLQLGLSQAEAARILQRESAGMFLVCRDSSLKRLVLCVHFPSLKDSSTEVLEYPIKEEKSILYLEGSVLVFEDIFRLIAFYCVSRDLLPFTLRLPQAILEASSFLDLETISNLGLGFWDSSLNPPRGPVEPLRGPAPGAPAASSLRPTTHYANCSCEIELSVGNDRLWFVNPIFIEDCALPADPPPLGSCPPRLVPATSDATSPTSKGSPRRPPPPPPIPTLPPAGPARPPALPVSPASAVPLPNSPLIPTSHLAPHAPGPPGHPNQPPMTACESLARPAVGLGPFGEEEMKPGTAPSPLQPAPPPPLPLKKTLPAAPPRRRISERVSLESQNVGTTADRDLPSISRAASLSLPSHGTVSSLGDRPSRTTEQGQDTETKASHADDVPVPPGKTKQPPIPPPRKKRVSRQLAAATLLNPLESPKQPIREASPEKPAPGAPWEGLSPAPQAGTQQLHAQTSACPHSSPEFKGSLASLSDSLGVPASATDQDSYSTSSAEEELEFSSPNVKKKPSMILDKARHRLSFVSFTSVFHAFLSNDRKLYKKVVELAQDKGSYFGSLVQDYKVYSLEMMARPTSSTEMLQEIRTMMTQLKSYLLQSTELKALVEPNLHSEEELEAIVESALYKCVLKPLKDAINSSLLEIHSRDGSLQQLKENQMVILSTTTTDLGVTTSVPEVAVMEKILQKLSSMHKAYSPGKKISILLKTCKLIYDSMALGNPGKPYGADDFLPVLMYVLARSNLTEMLLNVEYMMELMDPALQLGEGSYYLTTTYGALEHIKNYDKITVTRQLSMEVQDSIHRWERRRTLNKARASRSSVQDFICVSYLEPEQQSRTLASRADTEAQALCAQCAEKFEVAHPQNYRLFVLVDRRCFQLADEALPHRIKGYLLRSEPKRDFHFVYRPLDSGKDGSSQPCLVVREPNFL
- the Rin3 gene encoding ras and Rab interactor 3 isoform X2, whose product is MFLVCRDSSLKRLVLCVHFPSLKDSSTEVLEYPIKEEKSILYLEGSVLVFEDIFRLIAFYCVSRDLLPFTLRLPQAILEASSFLDLETISNLGLGFWDSSLNPPRGPVEPLRGPAPGAPAASSLRPTTHYANCSCEIELSVGNDRLWFVNPIFIEDCALPADPPPLGSCPPRLVPATSDATSPTSKGSPRRPPPPPPIPTLPPAGPARPPALPVSPASAVPLPNSPLIPTSHLAPHAPGPPGHPNQPPMTACESLARPAVGLGPFGEEEMKPGTAPSPLQPAPPPPLPLKKTLPAAPPRRRISERVSLESQNVGTTADRDLPSISRAASLSLPSHGTVSSLGDRPSRTTEQGQDTETKASHADDVPVPPGKTKQPPIPPPRKKRVSRQLAAATLLNPLESPKQPIREASPEKPAPGAPWEGLSPAPQAGTQQLHAQTSACPHSSPEFKGSLASLSDSLGVPASATDQDSYSTSSAEEELEFSSPNVKKKPSMILDKARHRLSFVSFTSVFHAFLSNDRKLYKKVVELAQDKGSYFGSLVQDYKVYSLEMMARPTSSTEMLQEIRTMMTQLKSYLLQSTELKALVEPNLHSEEELEAIVESALYKCVLKPLKDAINSSLLEIHSRDGSLQQLKENQMVILSTTTTDLGVTTSVPEVAVMEKILQKLSSMHKAYSPGKKISILLKTCKLIYDSMALGNPGKPYGADDFLPVLMYVLARSNLTEMLLNVEYMMELMDPALQLGEGSYYLTTTYGALEHIKNYDKITVTRQLSMEVQDSIHRWERRRTLNKARASRSSVQDFICVSYLEPEQQSRTLASRADTEAQALCAQCAEKFEVAHPQNYRLFVLVDRRCFQLADEALPHRIKGYLLRSEPKRDFHFVYRPLDSGKDGSSQPCLVVREPNFL